From Haemophilus parainfluenzae:
TAACCGTAAACTACCAAGAGCGTACTTATGCAGCGGGTAAAATCCCTGGTGGTTTCTTCAAACGTGAAGGTCGTCCATCTGAAGGCGAAACTTTAATTGCACGTTTAATCGACCGTCCAATTCGTCCATTATTCCCAGAAGGTTTCTTCAACGAAATTCAAGTTGTAGCAACCGTGGTTTCTGTAAACCCACAAATCAGCCCTGACTTAGTGGCAATGATCGGTACTTCTGCAGCATTAACCTTATCAGGCGTGCCTTTCAATGGCCCTATCGGTGCAGCACGTGTTGGTTTCATCGACAACCAATTCGTATTAAACCCAACGATGGCTGAACAAAAACAGAGCCGTTTGGACTTAGTGGTTGCAGGTACTGACAAAGCCGTATTAATGGTTGAATCTGAAGCTGATATCTTAACTGAAGAACAAATGTTAGCAGCGGTCGTATTCGGTCATCAACAACAACAAGTTGTGGTTGAAGCGATCAAAGAATTTGCAAAAGAAGCTGGCAAACCACGTTGGGATTGGGTTGCTCCAGAGCCAAACACAGATTTAATCAATAAAGTAAAAGCGATTGCAGAAGCGCGTTTAGGCGATGCATACCGTATTACTGAAAAACAAGCACGTTACGAACAAATCGATGCGATTAAAGCGGATGTGATTGCACAAATCACAGCAGAAAATGAAGAGATCAGCGAAGGTAAAATCGTGGATATTTTCACCGCACTTGAAAGCCAAATCGTTCGTGGCCGTATCATTGCAGGTGAACCACGTATTGATGGTCGTACCGTTGATACTGTTCGTGCATTAGATATTTGTACTGGTGTATTACCACGTACTCACGGTTCTGCAATTTTCACCCGTGGTGAAACACAAGCATTAGCCGTTGCAACGTTAGGTACTGAACGTGATGCACAAATCATTGATGAATTAACCGGTGAACGTCAAGATCACTTCTTATTCCACTACAACTTCCCTCCATATTCTGTAGGTGAAACCGGTATGATCGGCTCGCCAAAACGTCGTGAGATCGGTCACGGTCGTTTAGCAAAACGTGGTGTAGCGGCTGTTATGCCAAGTCTTGCGGAATTCCCGTATGTCGTGCGTGTTGTATCTGAAATCACTGAGTCTAACGGTTCTTCTTCTATGGCATCTGTATGTGGTGCATCTTTAGCATTAATGGATGCGGGTGTTCCAATCAAAGCAGCGGTTGCAGGTATCGCAATGGGCTTAGTAAAAGAAGAAGAGAAATTCGTGGTGCTTTCAGATATCTTAGGTGATGAAGACCACTTAGGTGATATGGACTTTAAAGTGGCGGGTACACGTGAAGGAGTCACTGCACTTCAAATGGATATCAAAATTGAAGGTATTACCCCTGAAATTATGCAAATTGCATTAAACCAAGCAAAAGGTGCTCGTATGCACATTCTTGGCGTAATGGAACAAGCAATCCCTGCACCACGTGCAGATATTTCTGACTATGCGCCGCGTATTCACACCATGAAAATTGATCCGAAGAAAATCAAAGATGTTATCGGTAAAGGTGGTGCAACTATCCGTGCATTAACTGAAGAAACTGGTACGTCTATCGATATCGATGATGATGGTACAGTGAAAATCGCTGCAGTAGATAGCAATGCAGCGAAAAATGTAATGGCACGTATCGAAGAAATCGTTGCTGAAGTTGAAGCGGGCGCAATTTACAAAGGTAAAGTGACTCGTCTTGCTGACTTCGGTGCATTCGTTGCTATCGTAGGAAATAAAGAAGGTTTAGTTCATATTTCTCAAATCGCAGAAGAACGCGTAGAGAAAGTGAGTGATTATCTTCAAGTTGGTCAAGAAGTAACCGTTAAAGTGGTTGAAATCGATCGCCAAGGTCGTATCCGCTTAACCATGAAAGATCTTGCACCAAAACAAGAAACAGAAGCAGAATCTGCACCAGCAGAAGAGACTTCTGTAGAACAAGAATAATCTCATAGGGTGTGTGAATTCAGTTTACACGCCCGTTTTGATTATCAAACTAACTTATAAAACAATGCAGTATTTTCGGTTATTCCGTTTTCTAGTTTCGTTGTCTAGCCTAAGTATGATTTTATTTATTTCCGGTTGTGTACAATCGGGAAGCGTGTTTGTTGCACCAAATAAAGTCATGCTAGCGGATCAGAATCCGAATACTCACTTCGAACAAGAAGTGATGATTACTCGAATTGGGCAGGTTTTATTAGTTGGAAAAATGAGTAATGAAGAACGGGCGACGCTTCACTTTGAGCGCGGCGTATTGTACGATTCTCTCGGCTTATGGGGGCTCGCACGTTATGACTTTACACAAGCCCTCGCCTTACAGCCTAAAATGGCTTCTGTTTATAATTATTTAGGGCTTTACTTACTGCTTGAAGAAGATTATGACAGTGCATTAGAAACCTTTAATGCGGTGTTTGAATTGGACCCAAGTTATAATTACGCCCACCTTAATCGTGGTTTAAATTTTTATTACGTTGAACGCTATAATCTTGCTGAAGACGATTTTATGAAGTTTTATGAAGCCGATACCAAAGATCCTTATCGCGTACTCTGGCTCTATTTGAACGAACAAAAATTAAAACCACAAGAAGCCTATGCCAACCTTGTTGAACGAGCTAAAGGGCTATCTAAGGACTTCTGGGGAACAAATATCGTTCAATACTATTTAGGTAATATTTCCGTAAATGATTTGCAGGAACAGGCAACTAAATTTGCAGAAGATCCACAACAATATGCAGAAATATTAACTGAAACCTATTTTTATCTAGCAAAACAAAAACTCAATATGGGGCTAGTAGATGAGGCCGCAGCCTTATTTAAACTAGCTATGGCAAATCAAGTTTATAACTTTGTTGAGTATCGTTTTGCCGCATTTGAACTAATGAAATTAAAACCTGTTCAAATAGAAGACGAAAAAGAAGAAAGAAGTGCGATCGCAAAAACGGTTGTTTTTTAAATCTTAAACTTTCTTTTTAACAAATGAACTTGAAAGCTAAATTGAGCTTTCCTTACTTACATTCGAGTATCTTAATGACTGACAAAATCACTTTTAATGATTTAGGCTTGCCTGAATTCATTCTAAAAGCCGTTTCTGACCTTGGTTTTGAAACACCTTCTCCCATCCAACAAGCTTGTATTCCTGCTCTTTTAGAAGGCAGAGACGTGCTAGGTATGGCACAAACCGGCAGTGGTAAAACTGCCGCATTCTCTTTACCTCTTTTGGCAAAAATTGATCCTGCTGCAAAACATCCACAATTATTGGTGATGGCGCCAACCCGTGAACTTGCCATTCAAGTTGCCGATGCTTGTGAACATTTCATGAAATATGCCAAAGGCATCAACATCGTGACCGTTTACGGTGGTCAACGTTACGACATCCAATTACGTGCATTAAAACAAGGTGCGCAAGTTGTTGTGGGTACACCAGGTCGTATTTTGGATCACATCCGTCGTAACACATTAAATCTATCTGAATTAAAAGCGATTGTACTTGATGAAGCGGATGAAATGCTTCGTATGGGCTTTATTGATGATGTAGAAACCGTTATGGCTGAATTACCGGAAGAGCACCAAACTGCGCTTTTCTCTGCAACCATGCCTGAGCCAATTCGTCGCATCACAAAACGCTTCATGAACAATCCGCAAGAAGTGAAAATCAAAGTAAATAACGATAACGCGCCAGATATTGAACAAAATTGTTGGTATGTTCAAGGTTTCCGTAAAAATGATGCATTATTACGCTTCTTAGAAGTGGAAGAGTTTGATGCAGCCATCATTTTTACCCGTACTAAAACAGGCACGCTTGATGTGACTGAATTATTAGAAAAACACGGTTTCCGTGCTGCAGCATTAAACGGTGATATGACCCAACAATTACGTGAACAAACCTTAGATCGCTTACGTAATGGTAGCCTTGATATTGTGGTTGCAACCGATGTTGCTGCGCGCGGTATCGATATTGAACGAATCAGTCT
This genomic window contains:
- the pnp gene encoding polyribonucleotide nucleotidyltransferase; the encoded protein is MNPIVKQFKYGQHTVTLETGAIARQATAAVMASMDDTTVFVTVVAKKDVKEGQDFFPLTVNYQERTYAAGKIPGGFFKREGRPSEGETLIARLIDRPIRPLFPEGFFNEIQVVATVVSVNPQISPDLVAMIGTSAALTLSGVPFNGPIGAARVGFIDNQFVLNPTMAEQKQSRLDLVVAGTDKAVLMVESEADILTEEQMLAAVVFGHQQQQVVVEAIKEFAKEAGKPRWDWVAPEPNTDLINKVKAIAEARLGDAYRITEKQARYEQIDAIKADVIAQITAENEEISEGKIVDIFTALESQIVRGRIIAGEPRIDGRTVDTVRALDICTGVLPRTHGSAIFTRGETQALAVATLGTERDAQIIDELTGERQDHFLFHYNFPPYSVGETGMIGSPKRREIGHGRLAKRGVAAVMPSLAEFPYVVRVVSEITESNGSSSMASVCGASLALMDAGVPIKAAVAGIAMGLVKEEEKFVVLSDILGDEDHLGDMDFKVAGTREGVTALQMDIKIEGITPEIMQIALNQAKGARMHILGVMEQAIPAPRADISDYAPRIHTMKIDPKKIKDVIGKGGATIRALTEETGTSIDIDDDGTVKIAAVDSNAAKNVMARIEEIVAEVEAGAIYKGKVTRLADFGAFVAIVGNKEGLVHISQIAEERVEKVSDYLQVGQEVTVKVVEIDRQGRIRLTMKDLAPKQETEAESAPAEETSVEQE
- the nlpI gene encoding lipoprotein NlpI, with protein sequence MQYFRLFRFLVSLSSLSMILFISGCVQSGSVFVAPNKVMLADQNPNTHFEQEVMITRIGQVLLVGKMSNEERATLHFERGVLYDSLGLWGLARYDFTQALALQPKMASVYNYLGLYLLLEEDYDSALETFNAVFELDPSYNYAHLNRGLNFYYVERYNLAEDDFMKFYEADTKDPYRVLWLYLNEQKLKPQEAYANLVERAKGLSKDFWGTNIVQYYLGNISVNDLQEQATKFAEDPQQYAEILTETYFYLAKQKLNMGLVDEAAALFKLAMANQVYNFVEYRFAAFELMKLKPVQIEDEKEERSAIAKTVVF
- a CDS encoding DEAD/DEAH box helicase, coding for MTDKITFNDLGLPEFILKAVSDLGFETPSPIQQACIPALLEGRDVLGMAQTGSGKTAAFSLPLLAKIDPAAKHPQLLVMAPTRELAIQVADACEHFMKYAKGINIVTVYGGQRYDIQLRALKQGAQVVVGTPGRILDHIRRNTLNLSELKAIVLDEADEMLRMGFIDDVETVMAELPEEHQTALFSATMPEPIRRITKRFMNNPQEVKIKVNNDNAPDIEQNCWYVQGFRKNDALLRFLEVEEFDAAIIFTRTKTGTLDVTELLEKHGFRAAALNGDMTQQLREQTLDRLRNGSLDIVVATDVAARGIDIERISLVVNYDIPLDAESYVHRIGRTGRAGRSGRALLFVEPRERRLLRNIEHLMKKPINEVELPNHEVLQACRRKKFQDKITKQLEHHDLEMYRSLLEDLFTADQDQEDIAAAMLMLLQGKQKLILPPDPPMDKRRRDRNDRADRRENPRSAERRGERKGYGTPQPMDLYRIEVGRTDGVEVRHIVGAIANEGDINSRYIGHIKLYDDYSTVELPQGLPKELLQQFGKTRVLNKQMQMSFMGATQSDSGRGGNDFGGKGRRDGRRNERGERGQDRFRSERNGERRQRKFNDKNDRTFNERSRRDRQR